The following coding sequences are from one Fibrobacter sp. window:
- a CDS encoding T9SS type A sorting domain-containing protein codes for MSSEYLQPVPYDYVLVRMDEECPAGGYKFRRHHDTEDKNNDNTYNGNIWPSVVGKDVDLEYCFMPATPNATASFPVRFFGGFGVFGNYSNDTTHILHSKILVDDEDSKNANSWEWYGQGGNTALLNRIKRIVGEQGKDTFYNLTFRDPANLCKRGEESPIFAENAAADKPVAAELKGFDHSTVAFEIKSAGNVVVSIVNMNGAVVAKVSRENLQPGIHRVEWHSGIVPNGRYVVTIEHNGVTSGKNVILK; via the coding sequence ATGAGTTCCGAATATCTGCAGCCTGTTCCTTACGACTATGTCTTGGTCCGTATGGACGAGGAATGCCCTGCCGGAGGTTATAAGTTCAGACGTCATCACGATACGGAAGACAAGAACAACGATAACACATATAATGGAAATATTTGGCCGAGTGTCGTGGGCAAGGATGTCGATTTGGAATATTGCTTTATGCCGGCTACTCCCAATGCGACAGCTTCTTTCCCTGTGAGGTTTTTCGGCGGGTTCGGGGTTTTTGGCAATTACTCTAATGATACCACCCACATACTTCATTCCAAAATACTCGTTGACGATGAAGATTCCAAGAACGCGAATTCTTGGGAGTGGTATGGACAAGGTGGAAATACTGCCCTCCTGAATCGTATCAAAAGAATCGTTGGCGAGCAAGGCAAGGATACTTTTTACAACCTTACCTTCAGGGATCCTGCGAATCTCTGCAAGCGCGGGGAAGAATCCCCGATTTTTGCGGAAAATGCCGCTGCTGACAAGCCTGTCGCTGCCGAGCTGAAGGGCTTCGACCATTCGACCGTGGCTTTCGAAATCAAGTCGGCGGGTAATGTCGTCGTCTCCATCGTGAACATGAATGGCGCCGTGGTTGCTAAGGTTTCGAGGGAAAATCTCCAGCCGGGCATCCACCGCGTGGAATGGCATTCCGGAATCGTGCCTAACGGCCGCTATGTCGTGACCATCGAACACAACGGCGTGACCAGCGGAAAGAACGTAATCCTGAAGTAA